In a single window of the Littorina saxatilis isolate snail1 linkage group LG5, US_GU_Lsax_2.0, whole genome shotgun sequence genome:
- the LOC138967625 gene encoding MAP kinase-interacting serine/threonine-protein kinase 1-like, producing the protein MRNLEEMVLSQKSAARPARPNSLDLDNVLCPDMESVFPDMDMSNNNVDNNNLHPSSAARNSRKKRRRADMPIKKFLDLYETTGEFLGNGSYASVQAYRNISSGKEYAVKMIEKCNSLSRSKVFKEIEIFHICKGNEHILNLVEYFEEEDRFYLVFDKMEGGTLLENIERRGHLSEREASLVIRDIAKALDFLHSKGIAHRDLKPENILCERRDEVVPLKICDFDLASGINCDGDGTKTPELLTPVGSAEYMAPEVVDAWVGESFSYDKRCDLWSLGIILYIMLCGYPPFYGQCGEDCGWNRGEACQDCQEMLFNSIQDGQYCFPTGEWTPISSAAKDLIQHLLVREPRKRYSAADVLKHTWVNIPPAATPLATPHILTRNNSTKDLESFAETAISINRMMQQHLHLSLSQARPFFHSLSSSAANRCRADSTTSTNAPDSASSSSSSNTSSDEHEEFLPNDFLEEFSSGLRLSPPGTSKLAKRRATLHECGLTSSSSGSGDSMSVSSGGSWRM; encoded by the exons ATGAGGAAT CTCGAGGAAATGGTTTTATCCCAGAAGTCGGCAGCCCGACCAGCCAGACCAAACAGCTTGGATTTGGACAACGTTCTGTGCCCGGACATGGAGTCTGTCTTTCCGGACATGGACATGTCCAACAACAATGTGGACAACAACAATCTGCACCCTTCTTCTGCCGCACGAAATTCGCGGAAGAAGAGGAGGCGGGCTGACATGCCTATCAAAAAATTCTTAG ATTTATACGAAACAACGGGGGAGTTTTTGGGGAACGGATCCTATGCTTCAGTTCAAGCCTATAGAAACATATCAAGTGGGAAGGAATATGCGGTAAAG ATGATAGAAAAGTGCAATAGTCTGTCCCGGAGCAAGGTGTTCAAGGAAATCGAGATCTTCCATATCTGCAAGGGCAACGAGCATATTCTGAACCTAGTGGAATACTTTGAAGAGGAGGATCGCTTTTACCTTGTCTTCGACAAGATGGAGGGAGGAACACTTCTGGAAAACATCGAGCGTCGCGGCCATTTGTCAGAGAGAGAAGCCAGTCTCGTCATCCGCGACATTGCGAAAGCTCTGGATTTCTTGCACAGCaaag GAATCGCACACAGGGACCTGAAGCCCGAGAACATTTTGTGTGAGCGACGGGATGAGGTTGTGCCGCTGAAGATCTGCGACTTTGACCTTGCCAGTGGCATCAACTGCGACGGTGACGGAACCAAGACGCCAGAGCTTCTCACCCCTGTGGGTTCAGCGGAGTACATGGCACCTGAAGTGGTGGACGCCTGGGTCGGGGAATCCTTCTCCTACGACAAGCGTTGTGACCTCTGGAGCCTTGGCATCATTCT GTACATTATGCTGTGTGGCTACCCGCCGTTCTACGGCCAGTGCGGGGAGGACTGCGGCTGGAACCGGGGGGAGGCGTGCCAGGACTGCCAGGAGATGCTCTTCAACAGCATCCAGGACGGCCAGTACTGCTTCCCCACGGGCGAGTGGACCCCTATCTCCTCCGCCGCCAAGGACCTGATCCAGCACCTCCTGGTGCGCGAGCCTCGCAAGCGCTATTCTGCTGCCGACGTCTTGAAGCACACCTGGGTCAACATCCCGCCCGCTGCTACTCCCCTGGCTACTCCACACATTCTCACCAG GAACAACAGCACCAAAGACCTGGAGTCCTTTGCAGAGACGGCCATCTCCATCAACCGCATGATGCAGCAGCACCTgcacctctcactctctcaggCCCGCCCCTTCTTCCACTCCCTCAGCAGCAGTGCTGCCAACCGTTGCCGTGCCGACAGTACCACCAGCACCAACGCCCCCGACAGCGCCagtagcagcagtagcagcaacaCCAGCAGCGACGAGCACGAGGAATTCTTGCCCAACGACTTTCTGGAGGAATTCAGCTCCGGCCTCCGGCTCTCACCTCCGGGCACCTCCAAGCTGGCCAAGCGCCGAGCCACGCTGCACGAGTGCGGCTTGACCTCCAGCAGCAGCGGGTCGGGGGACAGCATGTCTGTCAGCTCCGGCGGCAGCTGGAGAATGTGA